The proteins below are encoded in one region of Oxyura jamaicensis isolate SHBP4307 breed ruddy duck chromosome 22, BPBGC_Ojam_1.0, whole genome shotgun sequence:
- the SLC20A1 gene encoding sodium-dependent phosphate transporter 1 isoform X2, with translation MDSVPTSVPALAESGTVPAPLTGFLWMLVLGFIIAFVLAFSVGANDVANSFGTAVGSGVVTLRQACILASIFETVGSVLLGAKVSETIRKGLIDVEMYNSTQELLMAGSISAMFGSAVWQLVASFLKLPISGTHCIVGATIGFSLVAKGQEGVKWSELLKIVLSWFISPLLSGIMSAILFFLVRRFILHKADPVPNGLRALPVFYACTVGINLFSIMYTGAPLLGFDKLPLWGILLISAGSAVVCALVVWFFVCPRMKKKIEREIKSSPSESPLMEKNSSLKEDHEEPKAPLGDGTGNAKSPIAEAVSPAPHRVAVEERTVSFNLGDLEEAPERERLPSVDLKETNVDSGAVQLPNGNLVQFNQAVSHPMSSSGQYQYHTVHKDSGLYKELLHKLHLAKMGDCMGDSGDKPLRRNNSYTSYTMAICGMPLDSFRAREGEPKGEEMEKLTWPAADTKKRVRMDSYTSYCNAVADTHPAADVDLNAAQVEMGIGDRKGSSSSLEEWNDQDKPEVSLLFQFLQILTACFGSFAHGGNDVSNAIGPLVALYLVYQTGDVATKVATPIWLLLYGGAGICIGLWVWGRRVIQTMGKDLTPITPSSGFSIELASALTVVIASNVGLPISTTHCKVGSVVSVGWLRSRKAVDWHLFRNIFMAWFVTVPISGLISAAIMAVFKYAILGA, from the exons ATGGATTCGGTCCCCACCAGCGTCCCGGCGCTGGCGGAGAGCGGCACGGTCCCGGCTCCGCTGACCGGCTTCCTCTggatgctggtgctgggctTCATCATCGCCTTCGTCCTGGCCTTTTCCGTGGGCGCCAATGACGTGGCCAACTCCTTTGGGACCGCGGTTGGCTCAGGTGTGGTGACGCTCCGGCAGGCGTGCATCTTGGCCAGCATCTTTGAGACAGTGGGCTCCGTCCTCCTGGGGGCCAAGGTCAGTGAGACCATCCGCAAGGGGCTGATCGACGTGGAGATGTACAACTCCACGCAGGAGCTGCTCATGGCGGGCTCCATCAGCGCCATGTTTG GATCGGCCGTGTGGCAGCTTGTGGCTTCGTTCTTGAAGCTTCCCATTTCGGGTACCCATTGTATTGTTGGAGCAACGATTGGCTTTTCCTTGGTGGCCAAAGGGCAGGAAGGTGTCAAGTGGTCTGAGCTGCTAAAAATCG TGTTGTCCTGGTTCATCTCACCCCTCCTTTCTGGCATCATGTCTGCTATCCTGTTCTTCCTTGTCCGTAGGTTCATTCTTCATAAG GCGGACCCCGTCCCCAACGGCTTGCGAGCTCTGCCCGTCTTCTATGCCTGTACCGTGGGGATCAACCTCTTCTCCATCATGTATACCGGCGCGCCCT tGCTGGGCTTTGACAAACTTCCTCTCTGGGGTATCCTCCTAATTTCGGCGGGGAGTGCTGTTGTCTGTGCTCTCGTCGTCTGGTTCTTTGTATGTCCgagaatgaagaagaaaatcgAAC GAGAGATTAAATCAAGTCCTTCTGAAAGCCCCCTGATGGAGAAGAACAGCAGCCTGAAGGAAGACCACGAGGAGCCCAAGGCGCCTCTGGGGGATGGTACGGGCAATGCCAAGAGCCCCATAGCCGAGGCGGTGTCGCCTGCGCCGCACCGGGTGGCTGTGGAGGAGAGAACGGTGTCCTTCAACCTGGGGGACTTGGAGGAGGCCCCGGAGCGCGAGAGGCTCCCGAGCGTCGACCTGAAGGAGACCAATGTTGACAGTG gagctgtgcagctgcCCAACGGCAACCTCGTTCAGTTCAACCAGGCTGTGAGCCACCCCATGAGCTCCAGCGGGCAGTACCAGTACCATACTGTGCACAAGGACTCTGGCCTCTACAAGGAGCTGCTGCATAAACTGCACCTCGCCAAAATGGGGGACTGCATGGGGGACTCGGGGGACAAGCCCCTGCGCCGCAACAACAGTTACACATCCTACACCATGGCCATCTGCGGCATGCCCCTGGACTCTTTCCGGGCCAGGGAGGGTGAGCCCAAGGGCGAGGAGATGGAGAAGCTGACCTGGCCCGCAGCGGACACCAAGAAGAGGGTCCGCATGGACAGCTACACCAGCTACTGCAACGCGGTGGCGGACACACACCCCGCTGCTGACGTGGATCTGAACGCTGCCCAGGTGGAGATGGGCATCGGTGAcaggaagggcagcagcagctccctggaggAATGGAATGACCAGGACAAGCCCGAGGTGTCCCTCCTCTTCCAGTTCCTGCAGATCCTCACCGCCTGCTTTGGCTCTTTTGCTCACGGTGGCAACGATGTCAG CAATGCCATCGGCCCTCTGGTTGCACTCTACCTCGTCTATCAGACGGGTGACGTGGCTACAAAAGTGGCGACTCccatctggctgctgctgtaTGGCGGCGCGGGGATTTGCATTGGTTTGTGGGTGTGGGGTCGGAGAGTCATCCAGACGATGGGCAAGGACCTGACTCCCATCACACCGTCAAG TGGCTTCAGTATCGAGCTGGCGTCTGCCCTGACCGTGGTGATTGCCTCCAATGTGGGCCTCCCCATCAGCACCACCCACTGCAAG GTGGGCTCGGTGGTCTCCGTGGGCTGGCTGCGCTCCAGGAAGGCAGTGGACTGGCACCTCTTCCGCAACATCTTCATGGCCTGGTTCGTCACCGTGCCTATCTCGGGCCTTATCAGTGCCGCCATCATGGCTGTCTTCAAGTACGCCATCCTGGGAGCGTGA
- the SLC20A1 gene encoding sodium-dependent phosphate transporter 1 isoform X1, producing the protein MDSVPTSVPALAESGTVPAPLTGFLWMLVLGFIIAFVLAFSVGANDVANSFGTAVGSGVVTLRQACILASIFETVGSVLLGAKVSETIRKGLIDVEMYNSTQELLMAGSISAMFGSAVWQLVASFLKLPISGTHCIVGATIGFSLVAKGQEGVKWSELLKIVLSWFISPLLSGIMSAILFFLVRRFILHKADPVPNGLRALPVFYACTVGINLFSIMYTGAPLLGFDKLPLWGILLISAGSAVVCALVVWFFVCPRMKKKIEREIKSSPSESPLMEKNSSLKEDHEEPKAPLGDGTGNAKSPIAEAVSPAPHRVAVEERTVSFNLGDLEEAPERERLPSVDLKETNVDSAGAVQLPNGNLVQFNQAVSHPMSSSGQYQYHTVHKDSGLYKELLHKLHLAKMGDCMGDSGDKPLRRNNSYTSYTMAICGMPLDSFRAREGEPKGEEMEKLTWPAADTKKRVRMDSYTSYCNAVADTHPAADVDLNAAQVEMGIGDRKGSSSSLEEWNDQDKPEVSLLFQFLQILTACFGSFAHGGNDVSNAIGPLVALYLVYQTGDVATKVATPIWLLLYGGAGICIGLWVWGRRVIQTMGKDLTPITPSSGFSIELASALTVVIASNVGLPISTTHCKVGSVVSVGWLRSRKAVDWHLFRNIFMAWFVTVPISGLISAAIMAVFKYAILGA; encoded by the exons ATGGATTCGGTCCCCACCAGCGTCCCGGCGCTGGCGGAGAGCGGCACGGTCCCGGCTCCGCTGACCGGCTTCCTCTggatgctggtgctgggctTCATCATCGCCTTCGTCCTGGCCTTTTCCGTGGGCGCCAATGACGTGGCCAACTCCTTTGGGACCGCGGTTGGCTCAGGTGTGGTGACGCTCCGGCAGGCGTGCATCTTGGCCAGCATCTTTGAGACAGTGGGCTCCGTCCTCCTGGGGGCCAAGGTCAGTGAGACCATCCGCAAGGGGCTGATCGACGTGGAGATGTACAACTCCACGCAGGAGCTGCTCATGGCGGGCTCCATCAGCGCCATGTTTG GATCGGCCGTGTGGCAGCTTGTGGCTTCGTTCTTGAAGCTTCCCATTTCGGGTACCCATTGTATTGTTGGAGCAACGATTGGCTTTTCCTTGGTGGCCAAAGGGCAGGAAGGTGTCAAGTGGTCTGAGCTGCTAAAAATCG TGTTGTCCTGGTTCATCTCACCCCTCCTTTCTGGCATCATGTCTGCTATCCTGTTCTTCCTTGTCCGTAGGTTCATTCTTCATAAG GCGGACCCCGTCCCCAACGGCTTGCGAGCTCTGCCCGTCTTCTATGCCTGTACCGTGGGGATCAACCTCTTCTCCATCATGTATACCGGCGCGCCCT tGCTGGGCTTTGACAAACTTCCTCTCTGGGGTATCCTCCTAATTTCGGCGGGGAGTGCTGTTGTCTGTGCTCTCGTCGTCTGGTTCTTTGTATGTCCgagaatgaagaagaaaatcgAAC GAGAGATTAAATCAAGTCCTTCTGAAAGCCCCCTGATGGAGAAGAACAGCAGCCTGAAGGAAGACCACGAGGAGCCCAAGGCGCCTCTGGGGGATGGTACGGGCAATGCCAAGAGCCCCATAGCCGAGGCGGTGTCGCCTGCGCCGCACCGGGTGGCTGTGGAGGAGAGAACGGTGTCCTTCAACCTGGGGGACTTGGAGGAGGCCCCGGAGCGCGAGAGGCTCCCGAGCGTCGACCTGAAGGAGACCAATGTTGACAGTG caggagctgtgcagctgcCCAACGGCAACCTCGTTCAGTTCAACCAGGCTGTGAGCCACCCCATGAGCTCCAGCGGGCAGTACCAGTACCATACTGTGCACAAGGACTCTGGCCTCTACAAGGAGCTGCTGCATAAACTGCACCTCGCCAAAATGGGGGACTGCATGGGGGACTCGGGGGACAAGCCCCTGCGCCGCAACAACAGTTACACATCCTACACCATGGCCATCTGCGGCATGCCCCTGGACTCTTTCCGGGCCAGGGAGGGTGAGCCCAAGGGCGAGGAGATGGAGAAGCTGACCTGGCCCGCAGCGGACACCAAGAAGAGGGTCCGCATGGACAGCTACACCAGCTACTGCAACGCGGTGGCGGACACACACCCCGCTGCTGACGTGGATCTGAACGCTGCCCAGGTGGAGATGGGCATCGGTGAcaggaagggcagcagcagctccctggaggAATGGAATGACCAGGACAAGCCCGAGGTGTCCCTCCTCTTCCAGTTCCTGCAGATCCTCACCGCCTGCTTTGGCTCTTTTGCTCACGGTGGCAACGATGTCAG CAATGCCATCGGCCCTCTGGTTGCACTCTACCTCGTCTATCAGACGGGTGACGTGGCTACAAAAGTGGCGACTCccatctggctgctgctgtaTGGCGGCGCGGGGATTTGCATTGGTTTGTGGGTGTGGGGTCGGAGAGTCATCCAGACGATGGGCAAGGACCTGACTCCCATCACACCGTCAAG TGGCTTCAGTATCGAGCTGGCGTCTGCCCTGACCGTGGTGATTGCCTCCAATGTGGGCCTCCCCATCAGCACCACCCACTGCAAG GTGGGCTCGGTGGTCTCCGTGGGCTGGCTGCGCTCCAGGAAGGCAGTGGACTGGCACCTCTTCCGCAACATCTTCATGGCCTGGTTCGTCACCGTGCCTATCTCGGGCCTTATCAGTGCCGCCATCATGGCTGTCTTCAAGTACGCCATCCTGGGAGCGTGA
- the LOC118177408 gene encoding cytosolic purine 5'-nucleotidase-like isoform X1 — protein MGSEGERGPAAGPGQGDPRALRRDCQHRIFVNRSLALEKIKCFGFDMDYTLAMYKSPDYEELAFQLLLEHLVSIGYPHEILAYKYDPTFPTRGLVFDALYGNLLKVDSHGNLLVCAHGFRFLKGAEILHYYPNKFIQRDDMKRFHILNTLFNLTETYLYACLVDFFTNCSRYVNCDTGYKHGNLFMSFRSMFQDVREAMDQVHLSGCLKEKTLENLEKYVVKDPRVPLLLSRMKEVGKVFLATNSDYNYTDAIMSYLFDFSDGDKAETPQRSWRSYFDLIVVDTRKPLFFAEGTVLRQVNTDTGKLRIGTYTGPLQHCTVYSGGSSDVVCDLLGVKGKDILYMGDHIFGDILKSKKRQGWRTFLVVPELARELQVWTEKSELFEELRSLDLFLAELYQHLDSGSSERPDISSIKRRIQKVTHEMDMCYGKMGSLFRCGSRQTLFANQLMRYADLYAASFVNFLYYPFSYLFRAPSVLMAHESTVEHGPVDAGEVTGVPRDSSGEEEEEEEEDGEA, from the exons ATGGGCAGCGAGGGCgagcggggcccggcggcgggcCCGGGGCAGGGCGACCCCCGGGCGCTGCGGAGGGACTGCCAGCACCG GATCTTTGTGAACCGCAGCCTGGCGCTGGAGAAGATCAAGTGCTTCGGCTTCGACATGGACTACACCTTGGCCA TGTACAAGTCCCCTGACTACGAGGAGCTGgccttccagctgctgctggagcacctcGTCTCCATCGGGTATCCCCACGAGATCCTCGCCTACAAGTACGACCCCACCTTCCCCACCCG GGGGCTGGTGTTCGACGCCCTGTACGGGAACCTGCTGAAGGTGGACTCACACGGGAACCTTCTGGTCTGCGCCCACGGCTTCCGCTTCCTCAAGGG GGCCGAAATCCTCCACTACTACCCCAACAAGTTCATCCAGCGGGACGACATGAAGCGCTTCCACATCCTCAACACCCTCTTCAACCTCACGG AGACCTACCTCTACGCCTGCCTCGTGGACTTCTTCACCAACTGCTCCAGATACGTCAA CTGCGACACTGGCTACAAGCACGGGAACCTCTTCATGTCCTTCCGCAGCATGTTCCAGGACGTGCGCGAGGCCATGGACCAAGTCCACCTCTCA ggctgcctgaAGGAGAAGACACTGGAGAACCTGGAGAAATATGTGGTGAAAGAC CCCCGTGTGCCCCTGCTGCTGAGCCGCATGAAGGAAGTGGGGAAGGTCTTCCTGGCCACCAACAGCGACTACAACTACACTGAC GCCATCATGTCCTACCTGTTCGACTTCAGTGACGGGGACAAG GCCGAGACCCCGCAGCGCTCCTGGCGCTCCTACTTCGACCTCATCGTGGTGGACACCCGCAAGCCGCTCTTCTTCGCCGAGGGCACCGTCCTGCGCCAAGTCAACACG GACACGGGGAAGCTGCGCATCGGGACGTACACCGGCCCCCTCCAGCACTGCACCGTCTACTCTGGTG GCTCCTCGGACGTGGTGTGCGACCTGCTGGGTGTGAAGGGCAAAGACATCCTGTACATGGGGGACCACATCTTCGGGGACATCCTCAAGTCCAAGAAGCGGCAGGGCTGGCGCACCTTCCTGGTGGTGCCCGAGCTGGCCCGCGAGCTGCAGGTGTGGACGGAGAAGAGCG AGCTGTTTGAGGAGCTGCGGAGCCTGGACCTCTTCCTGGCGGAGCTGTACCA GCACTTAGACAGCGGCAGCAGCGAGCGCCCAGACATCAGCTCCATCAAGCGTCGGATCCAG AAAGTCACGCACGAGATGGACATGTGCTATGGGAAGATGGGCAGCCTCTTCCGCTGCGGCTCGCGCCAGACCCTCTTCGCCAACCAGCTGATGCGCTACGCGGACCTCTACGCCGCCTCCTTCGTCAACTTCCTCTACTATCCCTTCAGCTACCTCTTCCGGGCGCCCTCCGTCCTG ATGGCCCACGAGTCGACGGTGGAGCACGGCCCCGTGGACGCCGGGGAG GTCACAGGGGTCCCCCGGGACTCCAgcggggaggaagaggaggaggaggaagaggatggcGAGGcctga
- the LOC118177408 gene encoding cytosolic purine 5'-nucleotidase-like isoform X2 has product MGSEGERGPAAGPGQGDPRALRRDCQHRIFVNRSLALEKIKCFGFDMDYTLAMYKSPDYEELAFQLLLEHLVSIGYPHEILAYKYDPTFPTRGLVFDALYGNLLKVDSHGNLLVCAHGFRFLKGAEILHYYPNKFIQRDDMKRFHILNTLFNLTETYLYACLVDFFTNCSRYVNCDTGYKHGNLFMSFRSMFQDVREAMDQVHLSGCLKEKTLENLEKYVVKDPRVPLLLSRMKEVGKVFLATNSDYNYTDAETPQRSWRSYFDLIVVDTRKPLFFAEGTVLRQVNTDTGKLRIGTYTGPLQHCTVYSGGSSDVVCDLLGVKGKDILYMGDHIFGDILKSKKRQGWRTFLVVPELARELQVWTEKSELFEELRSLDLFLAELYQHLDSGSSERPDISSIKRRIQKVTHEMDMCYGKMGSLFRCGSRQTLFANQLMRYADLYAASFVNFLYYPFSYLFRAPSVLMAHESTVEHGPVDAGEVTGVPRDSSGEEEEEEEEDGEA; this is encoded by the exons ATGGGCAGCGAGGGCgagcggggcccggcggcgggcCCGGGGCAGGGCGACCCCCGGGCGCTGCGGAGGGACTGCCAGCACCG GATCTTTGTGAACCGCAGCCTGGCGCTGGAGAAGATCAAGTGCTTCGGCTTCGACATGGACTACACCTTGGCCA TGTACAAGTCCCCTGACTACGAGGAGCTGgccttccagctgctgctggagcacctcGTCTCCATCGGGTATCCCCACGAGATCCTCGCCTACAAGTACGACCCCACCTTCCCCACCCG GGGGCTGGTGTTCGACGCCCTGTACGGGAACCTGCTGAAGGTGGACTCACACGGGAACCTTCTGGTCTGCGCCCACGGCTTCCGCTTCCTCAAGGG GGCCGAAATCCTCCACTACTACCCCAACAAGTTCATCCAGCGGGACGACATGAAGCGCTTCCACATCCTCAACACCCTCTTCAACCTCACGG AGACCTACCTCTACGCCTGCCTCGTGGACTTCTTCACCAACTGCTCCAGATACGTCAA CTGCGACACTGGCTACAAGCACGGGAACCTCTTCATGTCCTTCCGCAGCATGTTCCAGGACGTGCGCGAGGCCATGGACCAAGTCCACCTCTCA ggctgcctgaAGGAGAAGACACTGGAGAACCTGGAGAAATATGTGGTGAAAGAC CCCCGTGTGCCCCTGCTGCTGAGCCGCATGAAGGAAGTGGGGAAGGTCTTCCTGGCCACCAACAGCGACTACAACTACACTGAC GCCGAGACCCCGCAGCGCTCCTGGCGCTCCTACTTCGACCTCATCGTGGTGGACACCCGCAAGCCGCTCTTCTTCGCCGAGGGCACCGTCCTGCGCCAAGTCAACACG GACACGGGGAAGCTGCGCATCGGGACGTACACCGGCCCCCTCCAGCACTGCACCGTCTACTCTGGTG GCTCCTCGGACGTGGTGTGCGACCTGCTGGGTGTGAAGGGCAAAGACATCCTGTACATGGGGGACCACATCTTCGGGGACATCCTCAAGTCCAAGAAGCGGCAGGGCTGGCGCACCTTCCTGGTGGTGCCCGAGCTGGCCCGCGAGCTGCAGGTGTGGACGGAGAAGAGCG AGCTGTTTGAGGAGCTGCGGAGCCTGGACCTCTTCCTGGCGGAGCTGTACCA GCACTTAGACAGCGGCAGCAGCGAGCGCCCAGACATCAGCTCCATCAAGCGTCGGATCCAG AAAGTCACGCACGAGATGGACATGTGCTATGGGAAGATGGGCAGCCTCTTCCGCTGCGGCTCGCGCCAGACCCTCTTCGCCAACCAGCTGATGCGCTACGCGGACCTCTACGCCGCCTCCTTCGTCAACTTCCTCTACTATCCCTTCAGCTACCTCTTCCGGGCGCCCTCCGTCCTG ATGGCCCACGAGTCGACGGTGGAGCACGGCCCCGTGGACGCCGGGGAG GTCACAGGGGTCCCCCGGGACTCCAgcggggaggaagaggaggaggaggaagaggatggcGAGGcctga